In the Ornithinimicrobium pratense genome, GTGAGCCTGACCGCCCTAGCCGGGTCTGTCGTCGCGGCCGATTCTTCTTTCCCCCCGACGCCGTCGACCTTCTGGCAGCCTCTCGTGGTCTTCGGGGAGGTGCAGCTGTTCGGTCAGCAGATGACCATCGCCCTGACCCGCCCCATGGTGGTGCTGGCGTTGACCATGGTCGCCATCGGCGTCTGGCTGCACCTGAGCACCCGCAAGGTGGCGGTCGTGCCGTCCAAGGGCCAGTGGGTCACCGAGCAGGCGCACGGCTTCATCCGCGAGGGCGTGGCGCGCGACATGATCGGCAGCAAGGACTTCCTGCCCTACGTGCCGTTCCTGTTCTCGGTCTTCATCGTCATCCTTTTCAACAACTGGGCCGGGATCATCCCGATGATCAACCTGCCCACCTTCGGCCGGGTCGGGATGGCGGCCGGCCTGACGCTTATCGTCTACGTGCTCTACCACGCGATCGGCTTCAAGCGGCACGGCTTCCTGGGTTACTTCAAGTTCATGGTGCCCCCGGGCCTGCCCGTCGTCATGGTCCCGATCGTCTTCCTGCTGGAGCTGATGACCTTCTTCATCACCCGGCCGCTGACGCTGGCGCTGCGACTGTTCGGCAATATGTTCGCCGGGCACATGCTCGTCCTGGTGCTGACCCTGGGCGCCTGGCAGATGTTCCAGACCGGTGGCATCTACAGCGTCCTGGCCTTCCCGGCCTGGATCGCGAGCCTTGGCGTCTTCGTCTTCGAGATGCTCATCCAGGCCATCCAGGCCTACGTCTTCGTCCTGCTGTCCGCCTCCTACATCGGCGCCGCGGTCGCGGACGAACACTGACCTTTCCACCGCACGACCCCCGATCTCCGGCGGCGACCGCCTCCGGAACCGACAGAGAAAGAGAATGCTGCAATGACTGGTGACATCACCCTCCTCGGCTACGGCCTGGCGACCCTCGGCCCGGCCCTGGCCGTCGGTCTGATCTTCTCCGCCTACCTCAACGGGGTGGCCCGGCAGCCCGAGTCGGCGCCGCTGCTGCGTCCGTTCACCATCATCGGCTTCGCCGCCGCCGAGGCGCTGGCCATCTTCGGTCTGGTCCTCTTCTTCATCGCTGGCTGACCCAGCCCGCCCCGCAACTTCTTGCGCGGCAGCCCGCCGCGCAGCACCACGAGGAGACCACAGTGCAACCCATTGCCGAGGCGGCGTTGATGGCGGTGTCGGACTACCCCGAGTACCACGCCAGCCCGATCGTGCCCTACCTGCCCGAGCTGATCGTCTCGGTCATCTTCTTCCTGATCTTCCTGTTGTTCTTCGCCAAGGTGATCAACCCCCGGCTGGAGAAGGTCTACCGCGAGCGGACGGACGCGATCGAGGGCGGGATGCAGCGCGCCGAGCAGGCCGAGGCCGAGGCTGCCGCCGCCAAGAAGCAGTACGAGGATCAGCTGGGCGAGGCGCGAGCCGAGGCGGCCCGTATCCGCGAGCACGCCAAGGAGCAGGGCGCGCAGATCATCGCGGAGATGCGTGAGCAGGCCAACGTTGAGGCCGCACGGATCACCGAGACCGCGCACAAGCAGATCGCTGCTGAGCGTCAGCAGGCGATGATCTCGCTGCGCGGCGAGGTGGGCCGGCTCTCGACCGACCTGGCCAGCAGGATCGTCGGCGAGTCGCTGCACGAGGAGACCCGTCAGCGCGGCATTGTTGACCGGTTCCTGACCGACCTGGACTCCGGGGCCATCAGCCCCGAGCAGGTGGGCAGCAGCGGGCAGGCTCGTTGATGGACACCGCCTTCCGACGTTCCTACCACGGCGCCCGTGCGGCGCTGGAGCAGGTGCTTCAGGACGAGGCAGGCAGCGACGCTGCCCACGTCGGCGACGAGCTCTGGGCCGTCGCCCGGCTCCTGGACGGCAACGCCGCCCTGCGCCGCAGCCTGGCCGACCCCTCCCGTGAGGGTGTCGACCGCGCCGGGCTGGCCGAGCGGCTGCTGTCCGGCCGGATCGGCCAGGGGGCGCTGCAGGTCACTCAGGCCGTCGCCGCCCAACGGTGGGCCGGCCCGGGTGTCCTCGCGGACGCTCTGGAGCGGCTCGGGGTCGAGGCCGTCCTGGCCCATGCCGAGCGCCACGGCCGCCTGGGTCAGGTGGAGGACGAGCTGTTCCGGTTCTCCCGGATCGTCGAGGGTGACGTGGACCTGCAGGCCGCGCTGAGCGACCGTCGCGCCGAGCCGGCTGCCCGGGTCACGCTGGTGGACCGGCTGCTGGCGGTCAAGACCGCTCCGGAGACCGTGCGCCTGGCCCGCCAGGCCGCCGGTGGGTTGCGGGCGCGCCGCTTCGACCGTGCGGTCGCGGCCTACCTGGAGCAGGCCGCGGAGCGGCAGCAACAGGTGACCGCCACCGTGGTCAGCGCCGTCCCGCTCACCCACGAGCAGCACGAGAAGCTCGTCGGCGCACTCAGCCGCCAGTACGGCCGCCAGGTCCACACCAACGTCGTCATCGACGAGAGCGTCGTCGGCGGCATCCGGGTCGAGATCGGTGACGAGGTCATCGACGGCACCGTCAGCCACCGGTTGGAGCAAGCCCGGCGCCAGATGACCAGCTGACCAGCCGACCGACCCACCCCACCGACCCCCGACTACCGCGACAGACCACCGGCCCGCAGCACCGGGCAGACGAGCAGGAGAGATGAGATGACGGAGCTTTCGATCCGTCCGGAGGAAATCCGGGACGCCCTGGACA is a window encoding:
- the atpB gene encoding F0F1 ATP synthase subunit A, which produces MSLTALAGSVVAADSSFPPTPSTFWQPLVVFGEVQLFGQQMTIALTRPMVVLALTMVAIGVWLHLSTRKVAVVPSKGQWVTEQAHGFIREGVARDMIGSKDFLPYVPFLFSVFIVILFNNWAGIIPMINLPTFGRVGMAAGLTLIVYVLYHAIGFKRHGFLGYFKFMVPPGLPVVMVPIVFLLELMTFFITRPLTLALRLFGNMFAGHMLVLVLTLGAWQMFQTGGIYSVLAFPAWIASLGVFVFEMLIQAIQAYVFVLLSASYIGAAVADEH
- a CDS encoding ATP synthase F0 subunit C, coding for MTGDITLLGYGLATLGPALAVGLIFSAYLNGVARQPESAPLLRPFTIIGFAAAEALAIFGLVLFFIAG
- a CDS encoding F0F1 ATP synthase subunit B translates to MAVSDYPEYHASPIVPYLPELIVSVIFFLIFLLFFAKVINPRLEKVYRERTDAIEGGMQRAEQAEAEAAAAKKQYEDQLGEARAEAARIREHAKEQGAQIIAEMREQANVEAARITETAHKQIAAERQQAMISLRGEVGRLSTDLASRIVGESLHEETRQRGIVDRFLTDLDSGAISPEQVGSSGQAR
- a CDS encoding F0F1 ATP synthase subunit delta; the encoded protein is MDTAFRRSYHGARAALEQVLQDEAGSDAAHVGDELWAVARLLDGNAALRRSLADPSREGVDRAGLAERLLSGRIGQGALQVTQAVAAQRWAGPGVLADALERLGVEAVLAHAERHGRLGQVEDELFRFSRIVEGDVDLQAALSDRRAEPAARVTLVDRLLAVKTAPETVRLARQAAGGLRARRFDRAVAAYLEQAAERQQQVTATVVSAVPLTHEQHEKLVGALSRQYGRQVHTNVVIDESVVGGIRVEIGDEVIDGTVSHRLEQARRQMTS